One window of the Anopheles cruzii chromosome 2, idAnoCruzAS_RS32_06, whole genome shotgun sequence genome contains the following:
- the LOC128268990 gene encoding zinc finger protein ubi-d4 B-like, which yields MASSNQLVVNLNNLEKIESFLNDSTYKEIIENSETFNTRLCLERRLRMPFLDPQTGVAQNHCALFMQSRHRIPGLKDGQVYSYPAARWRKSRRQYLLQKPHPPFPAYTHRPFGHLQPAPPPSILAASVGGIGVGGGGAGIGGGGVGGAGGGGGGSTYDSENSNLDQSSAADVAELKDHDSEKPGKDWYYDEMEMHDMESFEDHDLPDSDCDYEESFSQRKKKSKSGRSGGGGAGGNRSKSGSALSDPNNRRGGRGGGRGRGRKSQGIGGDCPSFKDMVETPKKNRAQNLPNLTPQSNSSSPLTLPGGGGGGGSDELQMPELVPEVKSEPNEPMVDGLPPVGGPPKMGVRPGVGLNHAPVPGTNAAPSAVPVSMGGPCGPGGLGPPAPPGGHVGVPIPATVGPGAGPPPGPPVTGGGGLVEKSRAVPSPYCDFCLGDARENKKTMEPEELVSCSDCGRSGHPSCLQFTANMIISVRKYRWQCIECKYCTICGTSDNDDQLLFCDDCDRGYHMYCLSPPLVSPPEGSWSCKLCKAEFHKPK from the coding sequence ATGGCGTCGTCCAACCAGTTGGTGGTGAATTTGAATAACCTGGAAAAGATCGAAAGCTTTCTCAATGACTCCACGTACAAGGAAATCATCGAGAACAGCGAAACGTTCAACACTCGGCTGTGCCTGGAGCGCCGCCTACGGATGCCGTTTCTCGACCCACAAACGGGCGTCGCCCAGAACCACTGTGCGCTGTTCATGCAAAGCCGCCACCGGATTCCGGGCTTGAAGGACGGCCAAGTGTACAGCTACCCGGCGGCCCGTTGGCGCAAATCGCGTCGCCAGTATCTGCTGCAAAAACCGCACCCACCGTTCCCGGCGTACACGCATAGACCGTTCGGGCATCTGCAGCCGGCCCCGCCGCCCTCGATTCTGGCCGCAAGCGTCGGAGGcattggtgttggtggtggcggcgctggtatcggtggtggtggtgttggtggcgccggaggtggtggtggcggcagtaCGTATGACTCGGAGAACTCCAACCTCGACCAGTCCAGCGCGGCCGATGTGGCCGAGCTGAAGGACCACGACTCGGAGAAGCCCGGCAAGGACTGGTACTACGACGAGATGGAGATGCACGACATGGAGTCGTTCGAGGATCACGATCTGCCCGACTCGGACTGCGACTACGAGGAGAGCTTCAGccagcggaagaagaagagcaaAAGTGGGCgcagtggcggcggaggcgcGGGTGGCAACCGCAGCAAGTCTGGCTCGGCCCTGTCGGATCCCAACAATCGGCGCGGCGGCCggggcggtggccgcggccgcggacgCAAATCGCAAGGTATTGGGGGCGACTGTCCCAGCTTCAAGGATATGGTGGAAACACCGAAGAAGAACCGTGCTCAAAACCTACCCAACCTAACACCCCAATCGAACAGCTCATCCCCACTGACACTGcccggcggcggaggaggaggcggATCCGATGAGCTTCAGATGCCGGAATTGGTACCGGAAGTGAAAAGCGAGCCCAATGAACCGATGGTCGACGGCTTGCCGCCGGTTGGTGGTCCCCCGAAAATGGGTGTCCGGCCCGGAGTCGGGCTCAATCACGCCCCGGTGCCGGGAACGAACGCCGCTCCATCGGCCGTTCCGGTTTCTATGGGCGGACCGTGCGGACCGGGCGGATTGGGTCCGCCTGCCCCGCCTGGTGGACATGTCGgtgttccgattccggccacGGTTGGTCCCGGGGCTGGTCCACCACCAGGaccaccggtcaccggtggtggcggtttgGTGGAGAAAAGCCGGGCCGTTCCTTCGCCATACTGCGACTTCTGCTTGGGGGACGCCCGCgagaacaagaaaacgatGGAACCGGAAGAGCTGGTATCGTGCTCGGACTGTGGCCGATCCGGCCATCCTTCCTGCCTGCAGTTTACGGCCAACATGATCATCTCGGTGCGAAAGTACCGGTGGCAGTGCATCGAGTGCAAGTACTGCACCATCTGCGGCACGTCGGACAACGACGATCAGCTGCTGTTTTGCGACGACTGCGATCGCGGCTACCACATGTACTGCCTGTCGCCTCCGCTCGTCTCGCCGCCGGAGGGCTCCTGGAGCTGCAAGCTGTGCAAGGCCGAGTTCCACAAACCGAAGTAA